From one Thalassobaculum sp. OXR-137 genomic stretch:
- the recG gene encoding ATP-dependent DNA helicase RecG: protein MRPEILFPLFADVGQLTGIGPRYAKLIEKAVGAQIVDLLWHLPSGMVDRRFSPTVADAPDGMIATLTVTTLRHEPGRGRAPYRVICADETGEIELVYFHAKGDWLEKLLPHGQKRVISGKVERFRGKAQMPHPDHVVPLEEAESVRIVEPTHPSTDGLHQRILRKAIEGALARVPALDEWINPTLIQARGWPAWDAAVKAVHHPESRLEMEPDSLPRQRLAYDEILANQLALALVRARMKKQKGRVIKGDGRLRDAILKNLPFSLTGAQRTALSEIEGDMAAPNRMLRLLQGDVGSGKTLVALVTMANAIECGAQAALMAPTEILARQHFATIEPLARAAGIRCEILTGRDKGKTRGAILGRIAEGTAQIVVGTHALFQEEVEFRDLAVAVIDEQHRFGVHQRMVLGQKGQGVDILVMTATPIPRTLVMTAYGDLDVSRLTEKPPGRQPIDTRVVSNDRLMDVIEGVSRRMDAGAKVYWVCPLVEESEVLDVAAAEERAATLRERFGDRVGLIHGRMKGPDKDKMMLSFKEGPVDLLVATTVIEVGVDVPDATVMVIEHAERFGLAQLHQLRGRIGRGDKASTCLLVYAPPLSETGRARLSVMRDSEDGFRIAEEDLKLRGAGEVLGTRQSGLPTFRLADAAAHNDLFEVARDDARLLLGKDPELEGPRGKAVRTLLYLFERDAAVRYLRGA from the coding sequence TTGCGCCCTGAGATTCTCTTTCCGCTCTTTGCCGATGTCGGCCAGCTGACGGGCATCGGCCCGCGCTACGCCAAGCTGATCGAAAAGGCGGTCGGGGCGCAGATCGTCGATCTGCTCTGGCACCTGCCGAGCGGCATGGTCGACCGCCGGTTCTCCCCGACGGTGGCCGACGCACCGGACGGGATGATCGCCACCCTCACCGTCACCACCCTGCGCCACGAGCCCGGCCGGGGCCGCGCACCCTACCGGGTGATCTGCGCCGACGAGACCGGCGAGATCGAGCTGGTCTATTTCCACGCCAAGGGAGACTGGCTGGAGAAGCTGCTGCCGCACGGCCAGAAACGGGTGATCAGCGGCAAGGTCGAGCGGTTCCGCGGCAAGGCGCAGATGCCGCATCCCGATCACGTGGTGCCGTTGGAAGAGGCCGAGAGCGTGCGGATCGTGGAGCCGACGCATCCCTCCACCGACGGGCTGCATCAGCGCATCCTCCGCAAGGCGATCGAGGGCGCTCTGGCGCGGGTCCCGGCGCTGGACGAGTGGATCAACCCGACCCTGATTCAGGCGCGCGGCTGGCCCGCCTGGGACGCGGCGGTGAAGGCGGTGCACCATCCGGAAAGCCGGCTGGAGATGGAGCCGGACTCCCTGCCCCGCCAGCGCCTGGCCTATGACGAGATCCTGGCCAATCAGCTCGCCCTCGCCCTGGTGCGCGCTCGCATGAAGAAGCAGAAGGGCCGCGTCATCAAGGGCGACGGACGGCTGCGCGACGCGATCCTGAAGAACCTGCCGTTCAGCCTGACCGGCGCCCAGCGCACGGCCTTGTCCGAGATCGAAGGCGACATGGCGGCACCCAACCGGATGCTGCGCCTGCTGCAGGGCGATGTGGGCAGCGGCAAGACCCTGGTCGCCCTGGTCACCATGGCCAACGCCATCGAATGCGGCGCACAGGCGGCCCTGATGGCGCCGACCGAGATCCTGGCCCGCCAGCATTTCGCCACCATCGAACCGCTGGCCCGCGCCGCCGGCATCCGCTGCGAGATCCTGACCGGGCGGGACAAGGGCAAGACCCGCGGCGCCATTCTCGGCCGCATCGCCGAAGGCACGGCGCAGATCGTCGTCGGCACCCACGCCCTGTTCCAGGAGGAGGTGGAGTTCCGCGACCTCGCCGTGGCGGTGATCGACGAGCAGCACCGCTTCGGCGTGCACCAGCGCATGGTGCTGGGGCAGAAGGGTCAAGGCGTCGACATCCTGGTGATGACCGCCACGCCGATCCCCCGCACCCTGGTGATGACCGCCTATGGCGACCTGGACGTCTCGCGCCTGACCGAGAAGCCGCCGGGCCGCCAGCCGATCGACACGCGGGTGGTCTCCAACGACCGGCTGATGGACGTGATCGAGGGCGTGTCCCGGCGCATGGATGCCGGGGCGAAGGTCTACTGGGTCTGCCCGCTGGTGGAAGAGTCCGAGGTGCTGGACGTCGCCGCCGCCGAGGAGCGGGCCGCCACCCTGCGCGAGCGGTTCGGCGACCGGGTGGGGCTGATCCACGGCCGCATGAAGGGGCCGGACAAGGACAAGATGATGCTCTCCTTCAAGGAGGGGCCGGTCGACCTGCTGGTGGCCACCACGGTGATCGAAGTCGGCGTCGACGTGCCGGACGCCACGGTGATGGTGATCGAACACGCCGAGCGCTTCGGCCTCGCCCAGCTTCACCAGTTGCGCGGCCGCATCGGGCGCGGCGACAAGGCCTCCACCTGCCTGCTGGTCTACGCGCCGCCGCTGAGCGAGACCGGGCGCGCGCGGCTGTCGGTCATGCGCGACAGCGAGGACGGGTTCCGCATTGCCGAGGAGGACCTGAAACTGCGCGGCGCCGGAGAGGTGCTGGGCACGCGCCAGAGCGGCCTGCCGACCTTCCGCCTGGCCGATGCGGCCGCCCATAACGACCTGTTCGAGGTCGCCCGCGACGACGCCCGCCTGCTGCTCGGCAAGGATCCAGAACTGGAGGGGCCGCGCGGCAAGGCGGTGCGCACGCTTCTCTACCTGTTCGAGCGCGACGCCGCCGTGCGATACCTGCGGGGCGCATAA
- a CDS encoding type II 3-dehydroquinate dehydratase, translating into MKLLLIQGANMEWLGRRQPEVYGTTTADELDALLLDEAKRYGVELDIFYTNIEGEAITRIYQAARDGIDGLMMNPAGFNYAGYALRDCLRGVALPYVEVHMSNIERRGIPSIPSSEADGMITGMGIDSYLLGLDALIRVVKKKRAA; encoded by the coding sequence GTGAAGCTGCTGCTGATCCAGGGCGCCAACATGGAATGGCTGGGCCGGCGCCAGCCGGAAGTCTACGGCACCACGACCGCCGACGAGCTCGACGCCCTGCTGCTGGACGAGGCCAAGCGCTACGGCGTCGAGCTGGACATCTTCTATACAAACATCGAGGGCGAGGCGATCACCCGGATCTACCAGGCCGCCCGCGACGGGATAGACGGGCTGATGATGAATCCGGCCGGCTTCAACTACGCCGGATACGCCCTGCGCGACTGTCTGCGCGGCGTAGCGCTGCCCTATGTGGAAGTCCACATGTCCAACATCGAGCGGCGCGGCATCCCCTCGATCCCGTCCAGCGAGGCGGACGGGATGATCACCGGGATGGGCATCGATTCCTATCTGCTCGGCCTCGATGCCCTGATCCGGGTGGTGAAGAAGAAGCGGGCGGCCTGA
- a CDS encoding alpha/beta hydrolase, whose translation MALDPQCVELMAAIDDIGSPFDTDDPVEARRRVQESVDRAKPYGGRFSAVENGGFDGPGGRIAYRLYRPEDAAESPGPVLVYYHGGGMVFGSLDSHDPICRAIAEAVPCTVISIDYRLAPETPFPGAAQDAIAAFRWVVANADALGVDASRVAVGGDSAGGNLAAVVSNETRGDPIPPCFQWLIYPNVDLAAEGGSIEEFAEGYFLTRSAMDWYKNFYAPNRAERLNPLCSPLRADSLAGVAPALVTTAGFDPLKDEGRAYVEKLKADGVPVEYIDYPGMIHGYLRAFAIVDVARQTIADSARSIRAAFGMSEA comes from the coding sequence ATGGCGCTGGATCCGCAATGCGTAGAGCTGATGGCTGCGATCGACGACATCGGCTCGCCGTTCGACACGGACGATCCGGTCGAGGCGCGGCGCCGGGTGCAGGAATCCGTCGACCGGGCCAAGCCCTATGGCGGACGGTTCAGCGCGGTGGAGAACGGCGGCTTCGACGGACCGGGCGGCAGGATCGCCTACCGTCTGTACCGGCCGGAGGATGCGGCGGAGAGCCCGGGGCCGGTGCTGGTCTACTACCACGGCGGCGGCATGGTCTTCGGCTCACTCGACAGCCACGACCCGATCTGCCGGGCGATCGCCGAGGCGGTGCCCTGCACGGTGATCTCCATCGACTACCGCCTGGCGCCGGAAACCCCGTTCCCGGGCGCGGCACAGGACGCCATCGCCGCCTTCCGCTGGGTGGTGGCCAATGCGGATGCGCTGGGCGTGGATGCAAGCCGGGTGGCGGTCGGCGGCGACAGTGCCGGCGGCAATCTTGCGGCGGTGGTCAGCAACGAGACCCGCGGCGACCCGATCCCGCCCTGTTTCCAGTGGCTGATCTATCCCAACGTGGATCTGGCGGCCGAGGGCGGGTCGATCGAGGAGTTCGCCGAGGGCTACTTCCTCACCAGGTCGGCGATGGACTGGTACAAGAACTTCTACGCGCCGAACCGGGCCGAGCGCCTGAACCCGCTCTGCTCGCCGCTGCGTGCCGACAGCCTCGCCGGGGTGGCGCCGGCGCTGGTCACCACGGCCGGCTTCGATCCGCTGAAGGACGAGGGCAGGGCCTATGTGGAGAAGCTGAAGGCGGACGGCGTGCCGGTCGAGTACATCGACTATCCTGGCATGATCCACGGCTATCTGCGGGCCTTCGCCATCGTCGACGTGGCCCGCCAGACCATCGCCGATTCCGCCCGGTCGATCCGCGCGGCCTTCGGGATGTCCGAAGCCTGA
- a CDS encoding TRAP transporter large permease: MEFFDAIYDHLYEFIGAYMFLALALTLFTGLPVAIALGGISVIFGGLAIYLEFLDVAVFFQVIQRVWGGDGASGAVQNPILVAVPCFVFMGTMLEKSRVAEDLLHILQVMLRRVPGALALSVTVMGTIMAATTGIIGASVVMMTLLALPAMLQRGYHPALATGTIAASATLGILIPPSIMLVLMANLLAVSVGNLFIGAIFPGLVLSGLYFAYILLISGIRPQLAPPLPDDAIVLEPTQKKNVGRVCMVVAGVVLVAVLGEEFLGDDIINWGLCGFLVIFAACMILGRLEGDTMLGGVLRGFVPPIFLIVMVLGSIFAGWATPTEAAGVGAFGSLILAWFNRTLSKQVLTQVIHRTALTTAMIFFIFVGATAFSTIFRNVYGEDLIIEFIEWLDLHPWSLLFMLMFTIFLLGFFFDFLEITLIILPVFAPIIRAMAPAFANHLGYADPVTVADTQFLEAQVIYWFAILVATNLQTSFLTPPFGFALFYMKGVAPSSVKMQDIYLGIVPFVALQVIGILLVLEFPGLALWLPEQILGR, translated from the coding sequence ATGGAGTTCTTCGACGCGATCTACGATCACCTCTACGAGTTCATCGGCGCCTATATGTTCCTGGCGCTGGCGCTGACGCTGTTCACCGGTCTGCCGGTGGCCATCGCGCTCGGCGGCATTTCGGTGATCTTCGGCGGTCTCGCCATCTATCTCGAGTTCCTGGATGTTGCCGTATTCTTCCAGGTCATTCAGCGGGTCTGGGGCGGTGACGGTGCCTCCGGTGCCGTGCAGAACCCAATCCTGGTCGCGGTTCCATGTTTCGTCTTCATGGGCACGATGCTGGAGAAGTCACGGGTGGCCGAGGACCTGCTGCACATTCTGCAGGTGATGCTGCGGCGCGTGCCCGGCGCGCTTGCGCTGTCGGTCACGGTCATGGGCACGATCATGGCGGCGACCACCGGCATCATCGGCGCCTCGGTCGTCATGATGACCCTGCTGGCCCTGCCGGCCATGCTGCAGCGCGGGTATCACCCGGCCCTTGCGACCGGAACGATCGCCGCCTCGGCGACGCTCGGCATTCTGATCCCGCCGTCGATCATGCTGGTCCTCATGGCCAACCTGCTCGCGGTGTCGGTCGGCAACCTGTTCATCGGCGCGATCTTCCCGGGACTGGTGCTGTCGGGCCTGTACTTCGCCTACATTCTGCTGATCAGCGGTATCCGTCCGCAGCTGGCGCCGCCGCTTCCGGACGACGCCATCGTGCTCGAACCGACGCAGAAGAAGAACGTCGGCCGGGTCTGCATGGTTGTGGCCGGCGTCGTTCTCGTGGCCGTCCTCGGTGAGGAATTCCTCGGCGACGACATCATCAACTGGGGCCTGTGCGGCTTCCTGGTCATCTTCGCTGCCTGCATGATCCTCGGCCGGCTGGAGGGGGACACGATGCTGGGCGGCGTGCTCCGGGGCTTCGTGCCGCCGATCTTCCTGATCGTCATGGTGCTGGGCTCGATCTTCGCCGGGTGGGCGACGCCGACCGAAGCGGCCGGCGTGGGTGCCTTCGGCTCGCTCATTCTCGCCTGGTTCAACAGGACACTGTCCAAGCAGGTCCTCACCCAGGTGATCCACCGGACCGCGCTTACCACCGCGATGATCTTCTTCATCTTCGTCGGTGCGACGGCGTTCTCTACGATCTTCCGGAACGTCTATGGCGAGGATCTGATCATCGAATTCATCGAGTGGCTCGACCTGCATCCGTGGTCGCTGCTGTTCATGCTGATGTTCACGATCTTCCTGCTGGGCTTCTTCTTCGACTTCCTGGAGATCACCCTGATCATCCTGCCGGTCTTCGCGCCGATCATCCGAGCCATGGCGCCAGCCTTCGCCAACCATCTTGGATATGCCGACCCGGTGACAGTGGCGGATACGCAATTCCTAGAGGCACAGGTCATATATTGGTTCGCCATCCTGGTGGCGACGAACCTACAGACCTCGTTCCTCACGCCACCCTTCGGTTTCGCGCTCTTCTACATGAAGGGTGTGGCACCCTCCTCGGTGAAGATGCAGGACATCTATCTCGGTATCGTCCCGTTCGTGGCCCTGCAGGTGATCGGCATCCTGCTGGTGCTCGAGTTCCCGGGCCTGGCACTCTGGCTACCCGAGCAGATCCTCGGCCGCTGA
- a CDS encoding TRAP transporter small permease subunit has protein sequence MGALLSVAGLLDGIARWIGKTIGWIMIPLILVIIFDVITRKLDFTRLLFAEYTATSGYSVSTILQDLQWHFHAALLMLSFGFGYLANAHVRVDVFRELLPRRPQAWIEVLGLVFFGFPFVVLMIFYSYQMTELSFHQGEGSESMTGIGQRWFIKSFLLWGFIVTMMAILATLFRLIAFLFGGQDARDEALEGLEIFADENEELAAARRLAEEALKRGGD, from the coding sequence ATGGGTGCACTTCTAAGCGTCGCCGGACTGCTGGACGGGATCGCCAGGTGGATCGGCAAGACGATCGGCTGGATCATGATCCCTCTAATTCTGGTGATCATTTTCGACGTCATCACGCGGAAGCTCGACTTCACGCGTTTGCTGTTTGCCGAGTACACGGCGACGTCCGGTTATTCGGTTTCGACGATTCTGCAGGACCTGCAGTGGCACTTCCACGCGGCTCTGCTGATGCTGTCTTTCGGTTTCGGATATCTCGCCAATGCGCATGTGCGCGTCGATGTGTTCCGGGAATTGCTGCCGCGCCGACCGCAGGCCTGGATCGAGGTCTTGGGCCTGGTGTTCTTCGGCTTCCCCTTCGTCGTGCTGATGATCTTCTACTCCTACCAGATGACCGAGCTGTCCTTCCATCAGGGCGAGGGCTCGGAATCGATGACGGGCATCGGTCAGCGTTGGTTCATCAAGAGCTTCCTGCTCTGGGGCTTCATCGTGACCATGATGGCCATCCTGGCGACGCTGTTCCGCCTCATCGCCTTTTTGTTCGGCGGTCAGGACGCGCGGGACGAAGCGCTCGAGGGACTGGAAATCTTCGCGGACGAAAATGAAGAGCTCGCAGCGGCCCGCCGGCTGGCGGAAGAAGCCCTCAAGCGTGGTGGAGACTGA
- a CDS encoding TRAP transporter substrate-binding protein, producing the protein MSLNILKKAGLAVAATAFLMSAGAGDAEAKKVRWKMHSAFGTNVAVLGPVGVRITDWVNKISDGDFDIKLFEPGALAGGYAYYDPISQGAFDAAYGTPGANQGKNSAFAFLSTWPFGPGALEFNAWLQYGGGVEIGKELYGRDGIEYFYCGMIPPETSGWFREPIENLDQLKGLKMRFFGVGAKVMQKLGVSTQQLAGGDIYPALELGTIDATEFSMPAIDRSYGFYQIAKYNYFPGWHQQSTTNEVLVNRANWEKLEDVKKAQFEVACKANIGVELAEGEALQPAAMIANQKEGVTNVTWSDEVLNTLREKWEEVLQEELAANPDVQKLWDSYTAFHEEYKVWGEMGYLK; encoded by the coding sequence ATGTCGTTGAATATCCTGAAAAAGGCAGGGTTGGCGGTTGCCGCCACTGCGTTCCTGATGTCTGCCGGGGCGGGCGACGCCGAAGCGAAAAAAGTGCGTTGGAAAATGCACTCGGCGTTCGGCACGAACGTGGCGGTGCTGGGTCCGGTCGGCGTGCGTATCACCGACTGGGTCAACAAGATCTCGGACGGCGATTTCGACATCAAGCTGTTCGAGCCGGGCGCGCTTGCGGGCGGCTACGCCTATTACGACCCGATCAGCCAGGGCGCGTTCGACGCCGCCTACGGCACGCCGGGTGCCAACCAGGGCAAGAACTCGGCCTTCGCGTTCCTGTCCACCTGGCCGTTCGGTCCGGGCGCCCTCGAGTTCAATGCGTGGCTGCAGTACGGCGGCGGCGTCGAGATCGGCAAGGAGCTCTATGGCCGCGACGGCATCGAGTACTTCTACTGCGGCATGATCCCGCCGGAGACCTCGGGCTGGTTCCGTGAGCCGATCGAGAACCTCGACCAGCTGAAGGGCCTGAAGATGCGCTTCTTCGGCGTCGGCGCGAAGGTCATGCAGAAGCTCGGCGTGTCCACCCAGCAGCTTGCCGGCGGCGACATCTACCCGGCTCTGGAACTCGGCACGATCGACGCGACCGAATTCTCGATGCCTGCCATCGACCGGTCCTACGGCTTCTATCAGATCGCGAAGTACAACTACTTCCCGGGCTGGCACCAGCAGTCGACGACCAACGAGGTCCTGGTCAACCGGGCCAACTGGGAAAAGCTGGAAGACGTGAAGAAGGCCCAGTTCGAGGTCGCTTGCAAAGCCAATATCGGCGTCGAGCTGGCCGAGGGCGAGGCGCTTCAGCCGGCGGCGATGATCGCCAACCAGAAGGAAGGCGTGACCAACGTCACGTGGTCCGACGAGGTCCTGAACACGCTGCGCGAGAAGTGGGAAGAGGTCCTTCAGGAGGAACTCGCCGCGAACCCCGACGTCCAGAAACTCTGGGACAGCTACACGGCTTTCCACGAGGAGTACAAGGTCTGGGGTGAGATGGGTTACCTCAAGTAA
- a CDS encoding sugar kinase — MEFDLLCFGEAMVELTRMGSGDYKAGYGGDTSNCAIAAARQGARTGYITAVGDDAFGRELRELWQGEGVATDFVRVDSAAPTGLYIITPSPAGRDFAYYRAGSAASRYTASDLPREALRRTRIVQLSGISQAIGPGPCAAGMALIAAAREAGCEVAYDTNLRLKLWDLETARETMHAAMAGCTVALPSIDDSRVLTGLEDADSIVDAYLAMGPRIVALKMGEAGAMIATANERILVPPHPVVPVDATGAGDTFDGAFLAQLSVGADPVAAGRYAAVAAALTTTGYGAVAPIPTAEQVQGHLS, encoded by the coding sequence ATGGAATTCGACCTGCTGTGTTTCGGCGAGGCGATGGTGGAACTCACCCGCATGGGGTCCGGCGACTACAAGGCCGGATACGGCGGCGACACCTCCAACTGCGCGATCGCGGCGGCCCGGCAGGGGGCGCGGACCGGCTACATCACCGCGGTCGGCGACGACGCCTTCGGCCGGGAACTGCGCGAGCTGTGGCAGGGCGAGGGGGTGGCGACCGACTTCGTGCGGGTCGACTCCGCCGCGCCGACCGGCCTTTACATCATCACTCCCAGCCCGGCGGGACGCGATTTCGCCTATTACCGCGCCGGGTCGGCGGCCAGCCGATACACCGCCTCCGACCTGCCGAGAGAGGCGCTGCGGCGGACGCGGATCGTCCAACTCTCCGGGATCAGCCAGGCGATCGGGCCCGGACCCTGCGCCGCCGGAATGGCGCTGATCGCGGCGGCGCGGGAGGCCGGCTGCGAGGTCGCCTACGACACCAACCTACGGCTGAAGCTCTGGGATCTGGAGACCGCCCGCGAGACCATGCATGCGGCGATGGCCGGCTGCACCGTCGCCCTGCCGTCGATCGACGATTCCCGGGTGCTGACCGGGCTGGAGGATGCCGATTCCATCGTCGACGCCTATCTCGCCATGGGGCCGAGGATCGTCGCCCTGAAGATGGGTGAGGCCGGAGCGATGATCGCGACCGCGAACGAACGGATTCTCGTCCCGCCACATCCGGTCGTGCCGGTGGACGCCACCGGGGCCGGCGATACGTTCGACGGCGCTTTCCTGGCTCAACTTTCAGTCGGCGCCGACCCCGTCGCGGCGGGTCGATATGCCGCGGTCGCCGCCGCGCTTACCACCACCGGATACGGTGCCGTGGCGCCGATCCCGACCGCGGAGCAGGTCCAAGGCCACTTGAGTTAA
- a CDS encoding RraA family protein, giving the protein MTDITAADLERLTEWDTPTICNGLEVTNPERRALGFTTGVMVCAFPELKPICGYARTATIRAMVAPKRTAAENVASRQAYYEYVANGGPAPSISVIQDLDSEPGFGAFWGEVNTSIHKGLGALGVITDGSIRDLDASAPGFQLLARKVGPSHAHVHVVDHGTQVNIFGMVVNDGDIVHADRHGAVVIPADAVKKLPDAIDLLTRREAVILEAARAPGFTFDKLKAAMGQSADIH; this is encoded by the coding sequence ATGACCGACATCACGGCGGCTGATCTCGAACGCCTGACCGAGTGGGACACCCCCACCATCTGCAACGGCCTGGAAGTGACCAACCCGGAGCGCCGCGCCCTGGGCTTCACCACCGGCGTGATGGTCTGCGCCTTTCCCGAGCTGAAGCCGATCTGCGGCTACGCCCGCACCGCCACGATCCGCGCGATGGTGGCCCCGAAGCGCACCGCGGCGGAGAACGTCGCCTCGCGCCAGGCCTATTACGAGTATGTCGCCAATGGCGGCCCGGCCCCGTCGATCTCGGTCATCCAGGACCTCGACAGCGAGCCCGGCTTCGGCGCGTTCTGGGGCGAGGTGAACACCTCCATCCACAAGGGTCTCGGCGCGCTGGGCGTGATCACCGACGGCTCGATCCGCGATCTCGACGCCAGCGCGCCCGGCTTCCAGCTCCTCGCCCGCAAGGTCGGGCCGAGCCACGCCCATGTCCATGTGGTCGATCACGGGACCCAGGTGAACATCTTCGGCATGGTGGTGAATGACGGCGACATCGTCCACGCCGACCGCCACGGCGCCGTCGTGATCCCGGCCGACGCGGTGAAGAAGCTGCCGGACGCCATCGACCTGCTGACCCGCCGCGAGGCGGTGATCCTGGAAGCGGCCCGCGCCCCCGGCTTCACCTTCGACAAGCTCAAGGCCGCCATGGGCCAGTCCGCCGACATCCACTGA
- a CDS encoding hydroxyacid dehydrogenase, with amino-acid sequence MSTNKKKVLIVGPIHEHGMALLEGRDDITVEVIDTLDPEVIKRHAADAHGIGVRVAQINRMVIDNAPNLQVVSRHGVGYDSVDMDALTERRIPLCIAPRSNAPSVAEQAMMFMLVHAKQMHVLDPMVRANTWNRRSEVEAFDLAGRTLLICGLGRIGSRLAKRALAFDMKVFGYDPYIDPEKIRAMGVEPVADFHTVLGECHMVSVHCPRNKETIGLIGKKEMDALPAGALVINCARGGIVDEPALLAAVTSGHLVGAGLDVFDVEPAVDHPFFGEPNILMTPHSAGMSLEARQRSSYQTVENILAVFDGTLDPDVVVNKEVLG; translated from the coding sequence ATGAGCACGAACAAGAAGAAGGTGCTGATCGTCGGCCCGATCCACGAGCACGGCATGGCCCTGCTCGAAGGGCGCGACGACATCACGGTGGAGGTCATCGACACCCTCGACCCCGAGGTGATCAAGCGCCACGCCGCCGACGCCCACGGCATCGGCGTGCGGGTCGCCCAGATCAACCGCATGGTGATCGACAACGCCCCCAACCTCCAGGTCGTCTCGCGCCATGGCGTCGGCTACGACAGCGTCGATATGGACGCCCTGACCGAGCGCCGGATCCCGCTCTGCATCGCGCCGCGCTCCAACGCCCCGTCGGTGGCGGAGCAGGCGATGATGTTCATGCTGGTCCATGCCAAGCAGATGCATGTGCTGGACCCGATGGTCCGGGCCAATACCTGGAACCGCCGGTCCGAGGTCGAGGCGTTCGACCTCGCCGGGCGCACCCTGCTGATCTGCGGTCTCGGCCGCATCGGCTCGCGGCTGGCCAAGCGGGCGCTGGCCTTCGACATGAAGGTGTTCGGCTACGACCCCTATATCGACCCCGAGAAGATTCGGGCGATGGGGGTCGAGCCGGTGGCCGATTTCCACACGGTGCTGGGCGAGTGCCACATGGTCAGCGTCCACTGCCCGCGCAACAAGGAGACCATCGGCCTGATCGGCAAGAAGGAGATGGATGCCCTTCCCGCCGGCGCGCTGGTGATCAACTGCGCGCGCGGCGGCATCGTCGACGAGCCGGCGCTGCTGGCGGCGGTGACGTCCGGCCATCTGGTCGGCGCCGGGCTCGACGTGTTCGACGTGGAGCCGGCGGTCGACCATCCGTTCTTCGGCGAACCGAACATCCTCATGACCCCCCATTCCGCGGGCATGAGCCTGGAGGCACGGCAGCGGTCCTCTTACCAGACCGTGGAGAACATTCTGGCGGTCTTCGACGGCACTCTCGACCCCGACGTGGTCGTCAACAAGGAGGTCCTCGGCTAA
- a CDS encoding HpcH/HpaI aldolase family protein, translated as MKSRLHDVWAADRGALNGWLSIPSTVTAEFAALQDYDSLTLDLQHGLVDYQSALELMQAVTGYGKTVLARVPWNEPGIIMKLLDGGALGIICPMINTAEEAARFVGACQYAPRGYRSSGPTRAGLIYPDYFNQANDTIVTLAMIETVQAVENLDAILATPNLTGIYVGPGDLAVSMGKPPALDHTDPEMVGVIDGVLKKTKAAGLKCGMHCLSPAYMADAVKQGFDFVTLASDVRIFTAAQAAGVGEFRKLGGGDR; from the coding sequence ATGAAAAGCCGCCTGCATGACGTCTGGGCAGCCGACCGCGGCGCGCTCAACGGCTGGCTCTCCATTCCGTCCACTGTGACCGCGGAGTTCGCGGCGCTGCAGGACTACGACAGCCTCACCCTCGACCTGCAGCACGGGCTGGTGGACTACCAGAGCGCGCTGGAACTCATGCAGGCGGTGACCGGGTACGGCAAGACGGTGCTCGCCCGGGTGCCGTGGAACGAGCCGGGCATCATCATGAAGCTGCTCGACGGCGGCGCGCTCGGCATCATCTGCCCGATGATCAACACCGCCGAGGAGGCCGCCCGCTTCGTCGGCGCCTGCCAGTACGCCCCGCGCGGGTACCGCTCCTCGGGTCCGACCCGGGCCGGGCTGATCTATCCGGACTATTTCAACCAGGCCAACGACACGATCGTCACCCTGGCGATGATCGAGACGGTGCAGGCGGTGGAGAACCTGGACGCGATCCTGGCGACCCCGAATCTGACCGGCATCTATGTCGGCCCGGGCGACCTCGCCGTCTCCATGGGCAAGCCGCCGGCGCTCGACCACACCGACCCGGAGATGGTCGGCGTGATCGATGGCGTCCTGAAGAAGACCAAGGCCGCCGGCCTGAAATGCGGGATGCACTGCCTCAGCCCGGCCTACATGGCCGACGCGGTGAAGCAGGGCTTCGACTTCGTCACCCTCGCCAGCGACGTCCGGATTTTCACCGCCGCCCAGGCCGCCGGCGTGGGCGAGTTCCGCAAGCTCGGCGGAGGCGATCGATGA